A region from the Schistocerca serialis cubense isolate TAMUIC-IGC-003099 chromosome 1, iqSchSeri2.2, whole genome shotgun sequence genome encodes:
- the LOC126418719 gene encoding transcription initiation factor TFIID subunit 13 isoform X3, with translation MDEGFEGFEEEESDLPLGQTLSGRKRLFSKELRCMMYGFGDDQNPYTESVDLLEDLVIEFITEMTHKAMEIGRTGRVQVEDIVFLVRKDARKYARVKDLLTMNEELKKARKAFDEVKYVGT, from the exons TTTGAGGAAGAGGAGTCTGATTTACCACTTGGACAGACACTTTCTGGAAGAAAGCGCTTATTCTCAAAAGAACTTCGTTGCATGATGTACGGCTTTGGTGATGATCAAAATCCATATACAGAAAGTGTTGATCTTCTAGAGGATCTCGTAATTGAATTCATTACAGAAATG ACACATAAAGCTATGGAAATTGGAAGGACAGGAAGGGTTCAGGTTGAGGATATTGTTTTCCTTGTGCGAAAAGACGCAAGGAAATATGCACGTGTGAAGGATTTACTTACAATGAATGAAGAACTGAAGAAAGCCAGGAAGGCATTTGATGAAGTGAAGTATGTGGGGACATAG
- the LOC126418719 gene encoding transcription initiation factor TFIID subunit 13 isoform X1: MTTKIYFQFEEEESDLPLGQTLSGRKRLFSKELRCMMYGFGDDQNPYTESVDLLEDLVIEFITEMTHKAMEIGRTGRVQVEDIVFLVRKDARKYARVKDLLTMNEELKKARKAFDEVKYVGT; the protein is encoded by the exons ATGACCACAAAAATTTATTTCCAGTTTGAGGAAGAGGAGTCTGATTTACCACTTGGACAGACACTTTCTGGAAGAAAGCGCTTATTCTCAAAAGAACTTCGTTGCATGATGTACGGCTTTGGTGATGATCAAAATCCATATACAGAAAGTGTTGATCTTCTAGAGGATCTCGTAATTGAATTCATTACAGAAATG ACACATAAAGCTATGGAAATTGGAAGGACAGGAAGGGTTCAGGTTGAGGATATTGTTTTCCTTGTGCGAAAAGACGCAAGGAAATATGCACGTGTGAAGGATTTACTTACAATGAATGAAGAACTGAAGAAAGCCAGGAAGGCATTTGATGAAGTGAAGTATGTGGGGACATAG